The Anaerolineae bacterium genomic interval CAATCTGAAAATGCGGGTACAAAGATTGGCACCCCTTTTTTATAAGCAGAGTAAACCACCGACCTTTCTGCTTTTAACCCCTCTCTTTCCAGATAAGCGCCCATAGCATGGATGAATTCTCTTGAGGAATAAGGTCGCGAAGGTAATGTATCGGCAATTTCTGCTATGGTCATGTCGCAAATTCGCAGTTCGTCTTCGTCAATGTAGGTATCATAAATCCGGTCAATGGCAAGTTCACGCAATGCCATGTCGTCTGCAAATGGACTGCCGATGTAATGCTTAAAGCCGAGCGCTTCGAAAAAATCCTGATCAACAATGATAGCGCCCGTGGAAACGATGACATCAACCATATTGCAATCTATCATATCTGTTACAACATGTTTTAATCCTGCGCTGAACAGAGAGCCCGCAAGTGTAAGAATAATCTTGCAGTCGCGGTCAGCTATCATGCGATTATAGATTTTCGCTGCTTCAGCAAGGTTACGCGCCTGGAAAGCCATCGAAGCGTAGCCATCTATTATCGGTCTGGAATCAAACGTTTTGATGTCGATATGCTCGACCGGTTTCCTTAAGAGGTCTTTTTTTTCCATCAATTTTCCTTTGTCTTCGCAAAGATCATGCTTAAGACCCGATAGATCAATTTGGCGGCCATGAAATCCGGGGCTCTGTTGGCCGGATTCGGCAATAGCTCGGTTACATCCATTCCGACCACGTTCTTTTCCCGTATGACCGATTCTATTAACCCTGTCAAGGTATACCAATCCAACCCCCCGGGTTCCGGAGTCCCGGTCGATGGCATAATGGAGGGATCAAAAACATCCAGATCAATCGTAATGTATACATCCTGGGTTAATTCTTTCAGCATTCTTGAACTCACATTTAAACCCTTAAGGACCTCATGTGCAAAAAAAGTGCGATCCATGTTCAATCTTTCGAGTTCTGAGGAATCCATGCTTCGAATCCCCGCCTGAACATAAGGACAGATTTCACCGATCCTGGACATGACACAGGCGTGGTTGTATCGGCTGCCTTCATATTCATTTCGGATATCAGAGTGAGCGTCGAATTGCAGAACTGAAAGATTTTGGAACCGTTCTGCCACTGCTCGAACCAAGCCCACGGAAATACTGTGCTCACCACCTATTCCAACCATAAATTTTTCGTCCTCAAGGATCGGTCTTGCCCGTTTATATACGGCCTCGACCATGTCTTCCGGATCGTCAGGACATGAAACAGAATCCATTGTCACAATCCCTTGTCTGAATACTTCGAAATCCATTTCAATGTCGTATAGTTCCATGTTGGCAGATGCATCCAATAAGGCTTTAGGCCCACGGTCTGAGCCTTTCATCCAGGTGGATGTACCATCATATGGAACAGGCAAAATGGCAATGGATGCTGTTTCATAACGACAAAATTCTTCCGGAATGGCACCATAGGCACCAGAATGTGCACTAAATTTCATAAGAGATTACCTATGATGCCAATCGGAGGGTAGAAGGAAATTCCGCGCCGCGTTGCTGTACATGAATCACGGGAGACCTGGACTCAAAAA includes:
- a CDS encoding deoxyhypusine synthase; protein product: MEKKDLLRKPVEHIDIKTFDSRPIIDGYASMAFQARNLAEAAKIYNRMIADRDCKIILTLAGSLFSAGLKHVVTDMIDCNMVDVIVSTGAIIVDQDFFEALGFKHYIGSPFADDMALRELAIDRIYDTYIDEDELRICDMTIAEIADTLPSRPYSSREFIHAMGAYLEREGLKAERSVVYSAYKKGVPIFVPAFSDCSAGFGLIYHQRHKKKEHLTIDSVSDFRELTEIKLAVKDTGIIMIGGGVPKNFAQDVVVATDILGEEKPMHKYAIQLTVADERDGGLSGSTLKEACSWGKVDRTFEQMVFGEATLTLPLLASDAFHRGAWKNRSPGNLSSLFMK
- the speB gene encoding agmatinase is translated as MKFSAHSGAYGAIPEEFCRYETASIAILPVPYDGTSTWMKGSDRGPKALLDASANMELYDIEMDFEVFRQGIVTMDSVSCPDDPEDMVEAVYKRARPILEDEKFMVGIGGEHSISVGLVRAVAERFQNLSVLQFDAHSDIRNEYEGSRYNHACVMSRIGEICPYVQAGIRSMDSSELERLNMDRTFFAHEVLKGLNVSSRMLKELTQDVYITIDLDVFDPSIMPSTGTPEPGGLDWYTLTGLIESVIREKNVVGMDVTELLPNPANRAPDFMAAKLIYRVLSMIFAKTKEN